From Camelina sativa cultivar DH55 chromosome 7, Cs, whole genome shotgun sequence, one genomic window encodes:
- the LOC104704123 gene encoding putative nuclease HARBI1: MSSWSSDQEVDDMVEEEVDSIVEEIQNHWTQSEDPQLPVFRRVHINRDREGGHNRLWNDYFSENPTYTQGMFRRRFRMNKPLFLRIVNSIEHGVPYFKQRRDATGRLGLSALQKCTAAIRMMAYGSAADMMDEYLRLADTTAHKCLEEFVSGVINLFGEEYLRRPTAEDLQRLLNIGEYRGFPGMIGSIDCMHWKWKNCPTAWKGQYSRGSGKPTIVLEAVASQDLWIWHAFFGPPGTLNDINVLDRSPVFDDILEGRAPRITYVVNGWQYKMAYYLTDGIYPKWATFIQSITLPQGQKNQLFARYQEACRKDVERAFGVLQARFAIVKNPALFLDKAKIGKIMRACIILHNMIVEDERHEYSFYDPSEFYQGEGSGTSHVDLSYSTDRPTNLHNIMTMRNDVRDPKMHDRLQKDLIEHIWQKFGATQQ, encoded by the coding sequence ATGTCAAGTTGGAGTTCtgatcaagaagttgatgataTGGTAGAGGAAGAAGTTGACAGTATAGTGGAGGAAATTCAGAACCATTGGACTCAATCGGAAGATCCACAATTACCAGTTTTCAGAAGAGTGCACATTAATAGAGACCGAGAAGGAGGCCACAATCGgttatggaatgattattttagtgagaaTCCCACTTACACTCAAGGTATGTTTCGCCGTCgatttagaatgaacaaaccgTTATTCTTGCGTATTGTTAATAGTATTGAACATGGGGTCCCTTACTTCAAACAAAGACGAGATGCAACTGGAAGGCTCGGTCTTTctgcacttcaaaaatgtacggcagcaattcgtatgatggcatacGGAAGTGCAGCAGATATGATGGACGAATATCTACGACTTGCTGACACCACTGCGCACAAATGCCTTGAAGAATTTGTTAGCGGAGTTATAAATCTTTTCGGAGAAGAGTACCTCAGAAGGCCTACAGCGGAAGACCTCCAACGATTACTGAATATTGGAGAATATCGTGGTTTTCCCGGAATGATAgggagcatagattgtatgcattggaagtggaagaattgtccgaCGGCATGGAAAGGACAGTATTCACGTGGATCTGGAAAACCGACAATCGTACTAGAGGCTGTGGCATCgcaagatttatggatttggcacgcTTTTTTCGGACCACCAGGTacattaaatgatatcaatgttttggacCGCTCACCAGTGTTCGATGATATACTAGAGGGTCGAGCTCCTAGAATTACCTACGTTGTCAATGGATGGCAATACAAAATGGCGTACTATCTCACTGACGGTATCTATCCAAAATGggcaactttcatccaatcaattACACTTCCACAAGGTCAAAAAAACCAACTCTTTGCTAGATATCAAGAAGCATGTCgaaaagatgtagagcgtgcatttggagtttTGCAGGCTCGATTTGCAATCGTAAAGAATCCCGCACTTTTTTTGGATAAAGCAAAAATAGGCAAGATAATGAGAGCTTGTATAAtattgcataacatgatagtggaagacgaacgacatgaaTATAGTTTCTACGATCCATCAGAGTTTTATCAAGGAGAAGGAAGCGGAACTTCTCATGTGGATTTATCATATTCAACAGATAGGCCAACGAATCTCCATAATATAATGACCATGCGAAATGACGTTCGGGATCCAAAAATGCATGACCGCCTTCAAAAAGACTTGATTGAacatatctggcaaaaatttggtgcaacccaACAATAG